From Longimicrobium sp.:
GCCATTCTCGCGAACATCGCCGACCCGGGGCCGCTGAGCGAGGCGTGGAAAGCCGAGCTGGACCGCCGCGAAGCCGAGTACGAACGCGGCGAGGTCGAGCTCGTCGACAACGCCGACGCGCTCGCGCAGATCCGCGGCGGCCATCGTTGAAGCCGGTCCGGTGGCATCGGATCGCAATCGAAGAAGCAAGGCTGGCGGCGGAGTACTACCGGTCCCAGCGCGAGGGGCTCGACGAGCGGTTTTCCGCAGCCCTCGCTGCGTCCACCGCGCTGCTCGAGCAGTTTCCCGCCCTCGGAGCGCCCGTGCACAGACATTACCGGCGTGTTGTCGTGCACCGCTTTCCGTACAGCCTGATTTACCGCGAGCACAGCAAATTCCTGCGCGTGGTCGCCGTCGTGCACCACAAGCTTGATCCGGCCAGCTGGATCGGCCGGTAATCGCGGCGGCTTGACCTCTGCACCCGCTTCAGATCGTGAGCGACGACATCACCCTGGTGGAGAAGGCGGCGCTGTCGATGACGGAGGCGGCGCGGGCGCGGCTGGCGCGGGCGCTGCTCGCGGGGCTGGCGCCGCGCGACCCCGACACCGCCGCGTGGTACGGCCCGGCCGCGGAACTGGTGGACGCGCACCTGGCGGAGCTCGCCGGGAGCGCGGCGGCGCCACCGCAGACGGTGGGCGTGGCGGGCGAGCCGCACGACGAGCGGCTGGACGACGACCCCACGCTGGCCGAGATCCGGCGGCGCCGCC
This genomic window contains:
- a CDS encoding addiction module protein, which codes for MTGLDEIKAAVLSLAPEDQAEIADAILANIADPGPLSEAWKAELDRREAEYERGEVELVDNADALAQIRGGHR
- a CDS encoding type II toxin-antitoxin system RelE/ParE family toxin; this encodes MKPVRWHRIAIEEARLAAEYYRSQREGLDERFSAALAASTALLEQFPALGAPVHRHYRRVVVHRFPYSLIYREHSKFLRVVAVVHHKLDPASWIGR